AATCAACCCTTCTTGTAAGGCTTTCCACAAACTAGCTGCTGTTTCTATCTCTGAGTTTTCCGAAATAATAGCCAAAGTTCCTAAATCAAACTGGTTCCCAATACAAGCAGCTAACTGCAATACGTGTTGAGTTGATGTCGGCAGTCTTTGCAATTGAAATGCCATAAAACTAATAACATTATCTGTAAGTGCTTGCTGAGTCACTTGTGTAATGTCACATTCCCAACTCCCTGATTCAAAGTTAAATTGAATAAGCTTATCTTGATGCAATGCTTTGAGAAACTGAGTCGCGAAAAATGGATTACCTTGAGTTTTCTGAGATACCAACTGAGAAAGATTCCATGCTAAATTCTCTGTACATTTCAGGGTATCAGCAACTAATTGATTTATTTGTATTTGACTCAGTGGTGCTAAAGTAATCGTATTAATTTTTGCTTGTGTTTTTGCGATTTCACTCAAAGTCAACATTAAGGGATGTGTTGCGTTGACGATATGCTGTGTTTGACAGGTTCCCTGCCTTGTTCGCGTAGCGTCTTTGTTAGGAGAAGTAAGTGCTGTTTCGTTATCACGATACGCACCAATTAAAAAAAGATGCTCTGTATTAGCCATCAATAACTGTATTAACTTTAGTGAGGCTGAATCTGCCCATTGCAAATCATCTAGAAACATCACTAATGGATGTGTGGCAGTGTTAAAGACTTGAGTAAACTTTTGAAATAATAAATTAAATCTATTTTGGGCAGCCGTTCCTGACAATTCTGGTGCTGGTGGCTGTTGACCAATAATTCTTGATAATTCTGGGATAACTTCAATAATTACTTGTCCATTTTCTCCCACAGCATTTAATATTTTCCTCTTCCATTGTTGGATATTAATATCATTTTCTGTAAGCAATTGCCCAATTAAATCTCGGAATGCTTGTACAAATGCACCTAAAGGAATATTACGTTGGAATTGGTCATATTTGCCTTGAATAAAATAGCCATGTTGGCGCACAATCTGTTTGTAAACTTCATTGACAATTGCTGTTTTACCAATGCCAGAGAAACCAGCCAGCAATATCATTTCTGTTGCGCCCAGACTAACCCGTTCAAAGGCTTCGAGTAGGGTTTTTACTTCGGTTTCTCGTCCATAAAGTTTGTCTGGGATAATAAAGCGATCGCACAGATCCCTTTGAGCAATTTGAAAGTTCTCTACTTTACCAGTAGACTGAAGTTGACTTAAACAATTTTCTAAATCAAATTTTAGCCCAAATGCGCTCTGATAGCGGTCTTCGGCATTTTTAGCCATCAATTTCATCACAATATCAGAAATCGAATTAGGAATTTTAAATTGCTCTAAAGGAGGGGGTTGTTTTGCAATATGAGAATGCACTAACTCCATCGGGTCATTTGATTGAAAAGGTAACTGACCCGTAAGTAATTCGTAGAATGTCACACCTAAAGAATAAAAATCAGTCCGGTAGTCAATCCCCCGATTCATTCTTCCTGTTTGCTCTGGGGAAATATAAGCTAGTGTCCCTTCTAATACATTAAAATTGATCAGGGTTTGCGTTTCCCGTGGAAGTAGAGATGCAATACTAAAGTCAATTAATTTAACTTGTTTTGTTTCGGGATTAATTAAAATATTACTAGGTTTAATATCTTTATGAATGATCCGTTCCCGATAGAGTATATCTAACGTATTACACAGAGCGATCGCTATTTGTAAAAACTCTTGTAAAGATTCGATGTATCGCATCTGTCTACAAGCAAAATAATCTTTGAGAGAAATCCCAAAATCTTCCATCACCAACACATATCCGTTTTGATACGCTTCCAGGCTATAGGTTTGGATAATCAGGGATGAGTTGAGATTTTTGGCAATAGTATACTGATTGCGAAACTGCACCAGGTCATTTAAGGTGGGATATGGATTTTTTAGCAGTTTGATCACTACAGGTAATGAGTCAGTTTCTCGATCCCCACGATAAACTAGGGTTCTCGAACCATTGTAGATTTCTTCGTTTACGTGGTATCCGGGAATATTGACAAAAGCGCTGACCATACTGCTAAATTTTGGTGATTTCTGACTTTATTGTTCCCACATCTGTAACGCTAGTTTGCTGTCAGGTAGTAAACATTATTGTGGCTTAACTTTAGATTTACAATTTCCAGATTTCTTGTAAGCAAACTCACAGTAAGGACAGAAGTGAAATTTCAGATAAATAATTGATTCATTACAGTTAGCGCAATTATTACATAACCCAGTTCCGTGCAGAAAATACAACTTAGATGTCTGCAACAAGCCGCTAAAAGCATCTACGCAGCAAGAACCCAATGTCTTCAACTGAAGTACCAGGAATCTAGACATCTGATGCTTTTATAGTTGCACCACGGACAACTGCATCAAGGTACTCAGATGGAATTTCACATTAATACAGCAGAATTCAGGTGGCCGCCGAGCGTAGCCGAGGTGAGTCAGAATTCAGTAGTCAGAATAGGCTACGCCCCGCTATGCTAACAGAAAGGAAAAAGGCTTTATACCTGACTTTACTTCGACTCCTTTCGGCTTCTCTACGAGACCAGAGGCGTAGCTTGCTTCCCCGTAGGAGTACGCTCAAGGCAAGCCGCTCAGTAACCATGAGACCTATATCGTGTACTTCATCAACTTGAAATCTGCTGTAATTTAATTAATATTAATTAATTGTTAATCCTGTCTGGCCAATACCTGCTTAGAAAGCCAAAGCAATTGCTTGTCTGTTATTCCAACTTGCATCAATCCGTTGATAGTTTGCATGAGGTAATCAGCACAAGAACCAAGCTCTCCAGATGCCGTCGCAATGCTGTTAATCGTTGTTTCTAATGAAATTTTACCCGCATAAGCACGATGCTGGCGGTTGATGACAAAGGTAATCGCTGGCAATTGTTCAATACCGTCAAACACTCTCACCCAATGAGGGATATAAGAACCGACTACCATTTCGCGTCGCCAAAGCAGTGGTAGTTCCGACGATACATCAGCAGCAGCTATTCGGTAGGCAATACCTCGACAACTACCACCACTATCTAGACCTAATACTAATCCTCGATTTTCTGGTGTACCGCGACCTTGAGGAACCCACAGGCAAAAACGGCGGTGCCAGCCGTAAATTTTACCAATCCGCTGTTCTGCAAATTTAAAGATAGGATTCCAAACAAGCGAACCATATGCAAACAACCAAACGTCAGAATTTGGCTTTTGTTGCCGAAGAGTTTGGTGGAGTGATTCTTGTAACTGAGCTTCACTTAATATTACGCCACTGCCAGACTGTAGAATAGTCTGCTGCAAGCGTCTTGATTCGAGATCAGAACGTGTTAGTGACAAGATGTTTTTTTACTGTACTCAACCCATAATCATCATACTCAAATTAGGTCTGCAATTAAATTTTTGTTGGGACAAATCAGCAATAAAATAATTGCCTGTTAAGGTAACGAACTACCAGTTAGTCTTTATCCGCAGATGGTACTTATCCCACTGGTACAGCGAAATGGGAAAAAGAAAATCCACTACAACTTAATTCGCATACACCAAATTTACCGCTAGAGAATATTATATATATCTAGAAAACCGCTTCACAATATTGATTAAGAATAGCCAATAAACGGCACATCAGTTACTTAAAGAAGCTCAAGTGGATGTGAAAAAACGTTAGTAAATGCATCAATATATAGCTGCAATAAATTCTTAAAAATAAGAGTAAGAATGATGGATTTAACTATAACTTATCTAGGAATGAGATTGCGATCGCCTTTTTTTCTTTGTATCTTCTATGTCTAAGGGCATTGACAACAGCTAGCACATGGAGTCGGTGCAGTAGTGGTAATACATTCATTATTTGAGCAATAATTCCATCTATAAGGTTATGAAATCCACCATCACCTCACTCAAGGAACTGAAAGTTTTTCTCAAACTTTAACTTATTTACCTGATTTAATCAACTTTTTAGTAGGACTATAAACTTCCAGCAGATTGCTGGTTTATACAATAACAGTAGTTTGTAAATCTAGTATTTTAGATGTTGACATTGACCAATGTACAGCAAACTCGGCATAATACTCTAATCATTTACTGTCCACAGCTTCACATAACCAATTATTAAACATTGTATTTCAAAACAAGTGGTAGTCTGGTGACAGTGCTGAGACCAAAGTTCCTTTTATCATCAAAAACTCAATGCAATCTACCAAGCAGTACAATGTGCATCGCGCTGCGATGCACATTGTGGGTGTTATCCTACTAACTGGATCTTTTTCTGCCTACTCAGATTTACAGCCAGTATTAGCAGATATCCCAACTTACTCTTACTCCTTATGGCCTTATTTACCAGATTTAGGTAACTCATTTGACCCTGATACTGAACCCGTAGAACTGGGGGTCAAGTTCCGCAGCGATGTCGATGGACAAGTGACTGCAATCCGTTTTTATCGCAGTGTACCAATTGATAGTGGTTATAAAGTTAATGTTTGGAGTGCAACAGGTGAGCTACTAGGTAGTGGCGTAGCGATTGAGGGACAGGGGCCAACTCCAGGGTGGCAAACCGTCATAGTCTATCCTCCAGCTGCTATCAAAGCAGGAGAAATTTACACTGCTTCTTACTATGCAAGTAAAGGCAATTATTTAGTCAAAGATAACTTCTGGACTGATGTTAATGTCGAGAACGGGCCACTCCACATCCTACGTCAAGGCGTGTATAGCAGTGATGGTATCTTCTTAAGACCATGCGCTCAAGTCACAGACAGCAATTGCGAGCGCAATGGTGTATTTAAATATGGGTTAGAAGGTGGTTTTCCTACAGAGGGTTATTTAGCTAGTAATTACTGGATTGACATAGTATTTAAGACTCAAGTTCCTCCTCCATACTTCCCTTACAAAGGATTGATTCCTGGTAACTGAACGGGAGCATTTGCACGCAGCGATCGCACCTTGCATACTCTAATGATCTCTGCGCCTTCTGCTTGAGGGTTATCACACGATTTGTCACAGTGGTAGTTATGATGTTGGCTTATTCGGATCATAGAAAGTATTTCCCGAACGCATAAGCTTTTTCTATATCCACAAAAATTTAGATAACTCCTGGGCTATCATTGCATTGATTTCACTTTGTCTGCAAAGCACAGCGATCGCATGAGTGCACTGCGCTTGGCACAATCGCTTGACTAGCTTTAAAAGCTGTAGTGCTTATTCTACACAGCTTAGAGCTGATTAAGCGTGCCATTCGGCTTTAGATGATTGATACAGCATTTGACATCGTTCTACAACTGACTAGAAGTTTAGAAAAGTTATATCTGTGTAGGATGTCTTGATATAACCACATGATCAAGCATTGGCATTGGTAGAGGATATAGATTGCAGCTACAGCAATTGCGATATCAAGAGGACTGATATTCATTGAATACTGCAACTCTACCTTTGCGATCAAAAGAAAACACGGTAAACGGGTCTTTTTGATTTCCGATCTCCATCCCAGGAGTACCTACAGGCATTTGCGGAACAGATAAGCCAGCAACATTTGGTTTTTCTTGAAGTAGACGTTTAATATCCTCTGCTGGTACGTGTCCTTCAATAACATATCCATTCACAATTGCTGTGTGGCAAGATGTTAGGTTATCTGGCACGTTGTACTTCTGTTTGACTGCTTCAACGTCAGGTGTTGAAAAGTCTTTAATTTCAAAACCCTTTGCCTTTAAATGATCAATCCAGCCACCACAACAATTACAATCGGGGCTGCGATACACACTAGCAACTGGTGCTGTTGCTTTTAATACTGGCTGTTGATTTTGAATGTGCCTACTGCTATTTACTAGTTGAGTATTGACTGCAACCTGAGCATTGCTTATTGGAGCGGTGCTTCCCAAGATACCCAACACCCCAATTGTTAGACAAATTGTAACCACTACTCTAACAGTGACACGTACCATGCTGGGACGTAACCATTTTTGCCACCAATAAACAAGTTTTTTCTGTGAGATTTGAGATTTCATAAGCCCTGTAAACGCTTAGCGGAGGCGATCGCCCTTAAAATCTATCTAACAACTGCATTGTGGCACAAGCCACAATCAGCATGATTTTTCTTAATTAAACTATATTAATTATTGCAGTTTGATTATTTTAGTTTATCGTTTTGACAAAAAAGAGTATTTGATTTTACTACTCAGGATGAATATCTTGAAAGTAGAGATAAATGTTTCGCACTAAAAAGCAAATTTTCCTACAGAAAAAATGCTTTTATTGCAAAGGAGAAAGTAAATGAAACCTTTGAAAATTGTTCTAGTTGTCTTACTATTTTTGATAAATTTGGGGTTCGCTCAACCTTCATGGGCAGATAGAATTTCTGAAGACAGCCCAGAATATCCTCAAGTTGTTCAAACTCTTAATAGTCTTTTAACAGCAACAAATAATCCTGAGCAAGCTGGATATACGGCAGAAGAATTGCAGCAGAAAATTGCTGCTCTTCAATTACAAAAACAGACAATGGAGAATTCCGAAGATTGGGCGATTTGCCGCAATGAGACAGGAAAGAAGCTGGCTATATACGCTCGTAAACCTGAAAACTCCACTCAGAACAGTCTCTACTATCTAGGACAAGGAGAAAGTACAGACGAAGATTGGGATTGTGATGCTATATATCTGCCCAATGGGAGCAAAATAGCAGGGCTAAACCAACCGATAGAAGAACCAGCAGTTTTAAAGATTGTGGATGGTACTCATCTTGTTGCTAGAACTAATCCAACCACTCAGGAAATGGAGTTTAACGTTCCCCCTGCGTTATTTGAAGTACTAAAGGCTGGACAAGTAAATTGGCAAATTCCTAATTTAGCTCAAGCAGATATTGACATTCAAACTCCTAATGCTCCTACTGATTGAGAGTAATATACAGCAGAATTCAGAAGGCAAACAGGCTTCCTAGCTGACTTTGAGACCTACAGCGGTTTGCAACTAAGTGAGGTACAGAATCAAGAACTCACAAATCAAATTATTCTTCTCTCTCCTGCCTCAAAAGCAGTGACTTTGTACTTCAGCTTCCTTAAACTCTGCTGTATTTAAAAAACATCTATCTCAGATATCAGTAACAGTATCAATCAAAATATTGATGACTTCGGCAATATCCCTGCTTACATTAATCTAGGGTGAAACCTTAATTTTTCGTTGGCTGAAACGTCAAAAATTCGTTAATTTTTACAAGACTGATAAAAGAGAGATATAGTGATTCTCATTTGAATGAGGTACATAGATAGAGGCGCACAGATGTGCGCCCTTACGAGTGTCTATGTTCATCTACAAGAAGAGAGGACAATAAGGCTTATCCTATCTGCATCCTAGCCTTTTTTGTCCCTCCACAAGAGTTTGTAGCTTTGGAAGCCTTTCAGCTATTGGTTCTCCAAAAGTGACAAAACAGGGTTATTTTCCTCTTTTATTTCCTCTATAAAATTACTGATGTGCGTTAAACCTCCTTGAAAGAGGTGTTAAGTACAGCAATAATGCTACAACAATAATAAAGGTGCATTCCCTGCTCCCGATTGGACGGAATTCTTGCAGAGCAGTACGAAGCATCAGTCCGAATCGGATCAATAATTGTCAAACCAGCTTCGGAGTAGAGCTGCCGCACTCTTGAATATTCAACTGCTACACTGCTTTCAGGGAACTGTTCTGTTTTTGTTCGGTAATCGCCGTGGTCATATTTCCAATATCTGGCAGCATCTCCACCACCTAATGTCAATTGAGCCGAATCCTTGTTATAGAGTAACCAAGTAGCAACAAAGCGACCATTAGTCTTCATTACGCGCGCTACTTGCTTGAGATAATTTTGAGAACCTAAAGTATCCATATGGGTAAATATCGAACCAGCATAGATAAATTCAAAAGATGACTCTTCGTATGGAAATACATATTCATCGACTGGGTATCGGCTTTCCGGAGTCCAACTAGTTTTCACATCACAAACTCTAAATGAAAAGTTTGGGTTCTTAGATGATATGTGGTTCTGGCACCACTTAATGTGTTCTGCTGCCACTGCAATATCGAAGCCCTCATAGCGTCCCTCAGAGTTTAGAAACCGAGACAGTTGGATGGCAATCCTTCCGATTCCACATGCAATGTCCAGGAAATGATCAGAGGGCTTCAGTCCGGCTAATTCTACAAAGAATTCAAGCTGATCTCGCCCAGTCTCCTCAAAATCAAACCACAGAGGAGATATCCAGTTTCTAAGGTGACTTGGTGGTCTGTCTGGATTGAGAATATCTGATATTGCTTCAATCCCTCTCTGTAAACGGCGTTTGATCCCTGTTTGTAAGCGACTGCGGAACTGAACTGAGAATATTTGAGTAGCACCAATCATAGTTTATATTTCCTAATTTTGTAACTGTTTTGAAAACCTATGCGTTTGTGGCAGAGTAAGTCAACAATTTTACATATGTTTAGTTACTCAAAATATTTAATACAATCCCTTTAACTCAGTTCTCATTACAGTATTCAATAAACATTATTTATGTTAGTGAAATATTTACCGTTTTTCCTCAGATTTACAGCAGATTGCAAGTTAGTGAAGTACAAAAATACCCCTCCCTAACCCTCCCCTTTCCAAGGGGAGGGAACTAGATTGGCAATTTCCCCCCTTTAGAAGGGGGGTAAAGGATGTACTCCATTTAGATACAAAACGCTGTATTTTAACTGTTAGTTAATTGCAGATCAAAATAATCATCACACTAAAACCTGATATATATGACTTTCCAAAGCTCATATAAAAACTCATATAAAAACTCATATAAAACTTGATTTAAAATAAGATTAAGAGCAATTGCCCTTCACCAAGTGCCAAAGTCAATTGCGAAAATCTCATAGCATGACCTTTTTTGAATTAAAAATTAAGAAGTAAAGTAAAATCCTCTCCATACCACTAGAGAGGTTACTAATACAACTAGCAATTCCACCATCTGTTCGAGAGCAGCAGAAATTTGTGATCTTCCTCGATCGCTTGAAAGAAAAACACTTGAGGAGTGACAATAAACTAAAGCGATCGCATCTAAATAGA
This region of Nostoc sp. UHCC 0302 genomic DNA includes:
- a CDS encoding gamma-glutamylcyclotransferase, coding for MSLTRSDLESRRLQQTILQSGSGVILSEAQLQESLHQTLRQQKPNSDVWLFAYGSLVWNPIFKFAEQRIGKIYGWHRRFCLWVPQGRGTPENRGLVLGLDSGGSCRGIAYRIAAADVSSELPLLWRREMVVGSYIPHWVRVFDGIEQLPAITFVINRQHRAYAGKISLETTINSIATASGELGSCADYLMQTINGLMQVGITDKQLLWLSKQVLARQD
- a CDS encoding DUF4082 domain-containing protein gives rise to the protein MQSTKQYNVHRAAMHIVGVILLTGSFSAYSDLQPVLADIPTYSYSLWPYLPDLGNSFDPDTEPVELGVKFRSDVDGQVTAIRFYRSVPIDSGYKVNVWSATGELLGSGVAIEGQGPTPGWQTVIVYPPAAIKAGEIYTASYYASKGNYLVKDNFWTDVNVENGPLHILRQGVYSSDGIFLRPCAQVTDSNCERNGVFKYGLEGGFPTEGYLASNYWIDIVFKTQVPPPYFPYKGLIPGN
- a CDS encoding DUF411 domain-containing protein, whose protein sequence is MKSQISQKKLVYWWQKWLRPSMVRVTVRVVVTICLTIGVLGILGSTAPISNAQVAVNTQLVNSSRHIQNQQPVLKATAPVASVYRSPDCNCCGGWIDHLKAKGFEIKDFSTPDVEAVKQKYNVPDNLTSCHTAIVNGYVIEGHVPAEDIKRLLQEKPNVAGLSVPQMPVGTPGMEIGNQKDPFTVFSFDRKGRVAVFNEYQSS
- a CDS encoding class I SAM-dependent methyltransferase — protein: MIGATQIFSVQFRSRLQTGIKRRLQRGIEAISDILNPDRPPSHLRNWISPLWFDFEETGRDQLEFFVELAGLKPSDHFLDIACGIGRIAIQLSRFLNSEGRYEGFDIAVAAEHIKWCQNHISSKNPNFSFRVCDVKTSWTPESRYPVDEYVFPYEESSFEFIYAGSIFTHMDTLGSQNYLKQVARVMKTNGRFVATWLLYNKDSAQLTLGGGDAARYWKYDHGDYRTKTEQFPESSVAVEYSRVRQLYSEAGLTIIDPIRTDASYCSARIPSNREQGMHLYYCCSIIAVLNTSFKEV